TTGATCAAAACCAATAGCAGCCCAAACGCCAGGAGTACAAAATTGGTCAAAGACCGGGAAACTTCACGGTCCAAATGGTATATGCCGAGAATCAGCATGACTGCTCCAAACAGGCCAAGATGAGGCAAGTTACCAAGGTAGAGCGCCGGAAAAGACCGGGCGGACCAGAACAATGAGCTGACGTCGGACTTGATACCGCTTAAAATTTGTCCCAGCTGTGGCAAGCTATCGGGCCAAGCCAGCAAATCCTGGATGAGGACAGGCTGTTTAACTAAGGCGATTAGAAGAGGTAAAACGGTAATCCCCAGCACGCCGTAACCAATCAAATACCACTTGGTTGGTACCTCGGAATAGTGTTTTCGAATATATGACCAAGTTACAACCCCACCAATTAAAACTACATACGGCAGCAGTGGGACGTATAAACTCAAACCAATAATAAACGCTAACAATAAAACCCAACCGCCTCGCCGGCTCTCTCCGGCTAGTCTAGCCGATAGCAGCAGCAAAAGTATCATGGTTGGCACCAAAATTTCCGGCCGAGCAGTTCGGGCAAACGGCAACAGCCAGCTGGAGGTTGACAACAGAGCTACCGCAACCATCGCCACCCGACCCTTAAACCGATGCCGAATTACCACGAAAAACACTATTAAGCACACGGCTGCGATCAAGACACTCGGCAGCCGGAAAGCCAGATCTGTCGACCCCAGCCATTGAACGCTCAGATTGGTCAAGGCTTTATGCGGCCAGTAGAGCGGATTATCCAATATCGCCCGCCAGCTGCCAGCAAAGGATGTAATGTAGTCGGCTTCATAGTAACCCAGACCCGGCAGCAGACTGCCCAATCGCCAAACCAAGCTATAAATCCCAGCGCTGAAAATTACAAAGTAACCGATTACATAACGGTAGTTATAAAGGATCAGCTGCTCAAAGATGTTTCGTTTCACTACTCCCCACCATCATCCGCTTGGACCGACGAACTTTCTAGCGTCATAAATTGAACCCGGTCTTGTGCAAAGTATAATTCAACTTTGCCGGTTGGGCCATTGCGGTGTTTTTTGACATAGATATCAGTAATATGTAGACGATCGGTGTCCGGATTGTAATAATCCTCTCGATAAATAAACATGACTACGTCCGCGTCTTGCTCGATTGAACCCGACTCCCGTAGGTCGCCTAACTGCGGGATTTGCGGTGATCGTTGCTCGACCGAACGGGATAACTGGCTAAGTGCTAAGACCGGCACATTAAGCTCCCGGGCAATGGCTTTAAGGCCTCGGGAGATCTCGGAAATTTCCTGAACCCGGTTTTCACCGCCGCGTGACACGGCCGACATAAGCTGCAAATAGTCGACAACAATCAAGCCGATCGGGTGGCGGTGTTTTTCTCGCCGCGCTTTAGTCCTCATTTCCAGCACATTAATTACCGGCGTGTCATCGATGTAGATCGGCGCTTCGGACAATTGGCCCATGGCTTCTCCCAATTTGACAAAATCATCGTCGTTTAGGTTGCCGGTGCGAATTTTCCAGGCGTCCACGCCAGCCTCAGCTGCCAGCAGGCGGTCGACTAATTGTTCTTTGCTCATTTCTAGACTGAAGACCAGCACGGCTTGTTTTTCTTTTAGGGCAACGTGATGGGCAATGTTCATGGCCAGGGTTGATTTTCCCATCGACGGTCGTGACGCTAAAACAACTAAATCGGAAGGCTGCAGCCCGGCTAGCAGGCTATCAACCGCGCTGAAACCAGTCGGCACGCCGCGGAGTTTGGACTTGTCTTTGTGCAATTCCTCCAATCGGTCAAAACTTTGTGACAGCACGGCTTCGATTGAAACCAGGTCCTGGCCGATTGAGGCCTGGGACACTGAGAATAGGCTGGCCTCGGCCTCTGACAGAAGTTGAACAATCGAATCGTCCTCCTGATAGCTTAATTTGTTGATCTTGGCGGCGGCGTTGATCAGCCGGCGACGGATGGCTTTTTCTCGTACGATTTCGGCATAATGTTCAACGTGAGAAGCGGTCGGCACCAGGTTTGTCAGTTCGGTTAAATAACTTGAGCCACCGATTTCGTCCAGTTTCTTGCGTTTTTTCAATTGGTCGGACAGCGTCAATATGTCGATCGGCCGGTGGCTGTTATACAGATCGGCCATGGCAGTGTAGATCAATCCATGCCGGGGCTCATAAAAATCGTCTGGCGTAATCGCATCGGCGATTTGGCCGATGGCCTCGCCATCGAGCAGGATTGAGCCCAATAAGCTGGCTTCGGCCTCGTTATTCTGGGGCGGCAGTAATTTAATGTCATTCATCGCGGTAGTCCATCACGTCTCCCCCGCCCATAACGCTGATGACTTGTGAGAGGTCAGCTTGGTTATTAGACGGCTTTAGGGCATCGTCGACGGCTGTCTTGAGCGTAATCTGGCGGTTAAGAACCTCAGCAATGGCTTGCGAGACAATTGCTTTGTTGCGTTCTTCTTCCAATCGGCGGCGGTGAAAATCAAATCCGAAGCTCAAAACTACCACCCCATCCTGAACTGCTGGCTTTGCCTGGCGCAGCACAGCATGGAGCGAGTTGTGGCTGGTTTTAATAGCGTTCATTACCCGTTGCCAGGCGGCACTATCCAGCTCGACAGGTACCCCGGCAGCCGTCTCGATGTCGGTTGATGTCTTAGTTTTGACCTGAAGCTGGTCGGTGTTGCCATCAAGGCAGTACTTGAGCAGAATGACTTCAAGCTTCAGTTCCGGATCCACGGCATTGGGCACATTTAACAATTCTTCGAATAAATCCAATTGGGGTGCTTCGAGCTGGCTCAGCTGTCGCCGCAAGCCATCAATCAGCTGGCGGGCCAGGATCGGTTGCGACACTCCCGCCGCCTTGGCTTTGTCCAGCAGTTCTAGTAACTCAACGGATTGATGATGATTTAAAGCAGTTAAAATTCCAGTTACCAGCCGCTCAGGTGCCAAACCAATCAAGTTGACCACGGCTTCCAGTTTTACTTGACCTTGGCTGCTCAGCTGATCGAGTAAACTCAGGCTGTCGCGCATACTGCCCTGGCCGTACTCGGCAATGAGTTTTAAGCTGCTGTCATCGGCTGAAATACCCTCTTTGGTTGCAACTTTCTTAAGTTGCTCGACAGCAGCCGTGGCCGTTATCGGCTGAAAATTAAACCGCTGGGTCCGCGACGTAATCGTAGCCGGTATCTTGTGACCTTCGGTTGTGGCCAAAATGAAAATTGCGTGTCCTGGCGGTTCTTCCAGCGTCTTTAAGAGCGCGTTAAAGGCCGGTGTAGTCAGCATATGAACTTCGTCTATGATATAGACCTTGTATTTAGCGCTGGTTGGTACCAGGTGCACCTTGTCTCTTAGTTCTCTGATTTCGTCGATCCCTCGATTGGAGGCCGCGTCGATTTCGATTATATCTAAGTGATTGGTCGTGCCGTCATAGGGCAAGTCGTTAATCGCGTGGGCCAAAATCCGAGCGACACTGGTTTTGCCAACACCGCGGGGGCCGACGAACAGATAGGCATGGTTAATCCGTCCGGATTTAATTACGTTTGCCAGGGTAGTAGTAATCGGTTCCTGACCGATGATTTCGTCCAGCGAGCGACTGCGATAATGCCGATACAGCGCGCGATCCGCGCGTTTCTTTCCCATAATCAGTAGTTAATTATAACGAATCCGGCCGGATAAATCCGGCTATGGAGGAGACTTTGTGCAAATTGTGGGGACGTTTATTTAAAGCGAGGCTTCAATCGCGGCCCACTCGACGTCCTGTTCGTCTTCTGGGACGATAATGCTGATTTGGTCACCGGGTTTGGCCTTGAAATAAGTCACACTGGCTAACAACACCCGATACTCCCGACCGTTGGCCTCGACAAAGTAGTGGCCGTCGCGTTGAATAAGGGCGCCGATTATTTGTTTGCGCGGAATTGGGCCGATTTGTTTATAAATAAAGCTGCCATCGTCGGCGATAGTCAGTTTTAATATATCACCTTGAACCAACTTAGACTTAGAGGCGTAATTGGCCGGCACGGGATAGGTTTTGCCGTCCGGTCCGATCATGTTCTGCCCGTCAAAGACGCCTTCAATAACCTTGCCGATATTGTCATCGCGGGTAGTTTGAACTATTTCCGGATCGTCGCCGACTAAACTTACCAACAGCTCTTTAGCCGCCGCTAAGTTAGTCTCCGCCTCCTGGATTAGCGACCGGAGACGCTTCACTTGCTTATCAGGTAGCTCTGACATCCTTTTGTCTCTGTTTAAAATGCACTATTTCTATCTGTATATCTACCGTTTGCGGGTGTTCTATACAGAGTGAGCGTAACATAGTAGATTACATCAGTCAAAGCAGTTTTCCCCAGCACAATGCAGCCCGGTAGAGAGTCGATTCCCGGGCTGTTTGCTGGGCTCAATTTGAGCTTACGACAGTTCAACAGTAGCGCCGGCTTCTTCCAGCTTAGTTTTGGCCGCTTCAGCGTCTTCCTTTGAAGCTTTTTCCAAGACTGGCTTAGGCGCGCTATCCACGATGGCCTTGGACTCACCCAGGCCCAGACCGGTGACGTCTTTGACGGCCTTAATGACGGCAACTTTCTGAGTGCCAGCGTCTTTTAAGACGACGTCAAACTCTGACTTGACAGCGGCATCACCGCTCCCGCCTTCAGCCGTCCCCGCGACTGGTGCCGCAACGGCAGCGACTGGTGCCGCAGCCGACACGCCGAACCTGCCTTCCAGTACTTTTACCAACTCACTCAGTTCTATAGCGCTCAATTCCTCGAGTTCCTTGACCAGTTTGTCAAATTTTTTTGGAACTTCCGATTTTGTTTTTTTTTCAGGCGGGGTGGATGGTGTCTCGTCTTTTACATTTTTTACGTCTTTTTCATCGGTTGTCTTAGCTTCATCAGCCATGGTATCTCCTTTATACTTAGTTTAAGTCAGCTCGGGCTTTGAGTACCCTCAGCAGCCCTCGTATGTTGCCGGCCAGCACGTTAACCAGGCCGGTTGCGGGCGCAGCCAGTGTGCTCACCAGGATCCCGCGCAATTGATCTTTATTTGGCAGTTCTGCCAACTGATTGATCGTAATTTGGTCGTACGCCAAGCCAGCCGAGTCCCAACCGCCAATCAACTTGATGGCCGGATGCTGTTTAGCAAAACCCGCCAGCATCTGGGCTGGGGCCACGTCGTCTTGCGGATTGAAGACATAAAGTAACTGGCCGGTTAAGGCGAAGGCATCGACCTCCTTTAACTGCTCCGACTGCTTTAGCGCGACTTTAACCAGTCGATTCTTAACGACTTTGATCTCGCTGCCATTATCCTTGGCGACTGCTCGCAGCTCTTGGGCTTCGGCAACGCTGAGACCTTCGTAGTTGGCAAAGACGGTCAATTTGCTGGTGTTGAAAGCCTCAACCAAATCAGCCACAATCTTTGCTTTCTTCTCGCGATTGATTGCCATTACGTTCCTCCTAACAGGTTAATATTCTCTACTACCCTTGTGTGATGTTAAGTTGCAGTTTGCATTAAAAAGGCCTTTATCAGGCCAAAGAGACAGGCTGGTGCGGCCGGTACCTCGGTAGCGATTTAATCCAGGCTTAAGCCGGAAGCTACTGTCTTTG
This portion of the Candidatus Saccharimonadales bacterium genome encodes:
- a CDS encoding glycosyltransferase family 39 protein; protein product: MKRNIFEQLILYNYRYVIGYFVIFSAGIYSLVWRLGSLLPGLGYYEADYITSFAGSWRAILDNPLYWPHKALTNLSVQWLGSTDLAFRLPSVLIAAVCLIVFFVVIRHRFKGRVAMVAVALLSTSSWLLPFARTARPEILVPTMILLLLLSARLAGESRRGGWVLLLAFIIGLSLYVPLLPYVVLIGGVVTWSYIRKHYSEVPTKWYLIGYGVLGITVLPLLIALVKQPVLIQDLLAWPDSLPQLGQILSGIKSDVSSLFWSARSFPALYLGNLPHLGLFGAVMLILGIYHLDREVSRSLTNFVLLAFGLLLVLINLKPDPGHNVVLIPFAYLLIAAGIVMLLSQWYEIFPRNPVARMIAFLPTFILFIGVINYHYQRFFVAWTGSAETFAAYPPLSQQLNHFMGQASGQGLVVVTEEEKPIASAIAAYQDILVTSVAQAIDTESSYVISQLALEQLEPKFRARIEAQTIPIYTPYAVRPIALRYSIR
- the dnaB gene encoding replicative DNA helicase translates to MNDIKLLPPQNNEAEASLLGSILLDGEAIGQIADAITPDDFYEPRHGLIYTAMADLYNSHRPIDILTLSDQLKKRKKLDEIGGSSYLTELTNLVPTASHVEHYAEIVREKAIRRRLINAAAKINKLSYQEDDSIVQLLSEAEASLFSVSQASIGQDLVSIEAVLSQSFDRLEELHKDKSKLRGVPTGFSAVDSLLAGLQPSDLVVLASRPSMGKSTLAMNIAHHVALKEKQAVLVFSLEMSKEQLVDRLLAAEAGVDAWKIRTGNLNDDDFVKLGEAMGQLSEAPIYIDDTPVINVLEMRTKARREKHRHPIGLIVVDYLQLMSAVSRGGENRVQEISEISRGLKAIARELNVPVLALSQLSRSVEQRSPQIPQLGDLRESGSIEQDADVVMFIYREDYYNPDTDRLHITDIYVKKHRNGPTGKVELYFAQDRVQFMTLESSSVQADDGGE
- the dnaX gene encoding DNA polymerase III subunit gamma/tau — protein: MGKKRADRALYRHYRSRSLDEIIGQEPITTTLANVIKSGRINHAYLFVGPRGVGKTSVARILAHAINDLPYDGTTNHLDIIEIDAASNRGIDEIRELRDKVHLVPTSAKYKVYIIDEVHMLTTPAFNALLKTLEEPPGHAIFILATTEGHKIPATITSRTQRFNFQPITATAAVEQLKKVATKEGISADDSSLKLIAEYGQGSMRDSLSLLDQLSSQGQVKLEAVVNLIGLAPERLVTGILTALNHHQSVELLELLDKAKAAGVSQPILARQLIDGLRRQLSQLEAPQLDLFEELLNVPNAVDPELKLEVILLKYCLDGNTDQLQVKTKTSTDIETAAGVPVELDSAAWQRVMNAIKTSHNSLHAVLRQAKPAVQDGVVVLSFGFDFHRRRLEEERNKAIVSQAIAEVLNRQITLKTAVDDALKPSNNQADLSQVISVMGGGDVMDYRDE
- the rplL gene encoding 50S ribosomal protein L7/L12, translating into MVKELEELSAIELSELVKVLEGRFGVSAAAPVAAVAAPVAGTAEGGSGDAAVKSEFDVVLKDAGTQKVAVIKAVKDVTGLGLGESKAIVDSAPKPVLEKASKEDAEAAKTKLEEAGATVELS
- the rplJ gene encoding 50S ribosomal protein L10, with translation MAINREKKAKIVADLVEAFNTSKLTVFANYEGLSVAEAQELRAVAKDNGSEIKVVKNRLVKVALKQSEQLKEVDAFALTGQLLYVFNPQDDVAPAQMLAGFAKQHPAIKLIGGWDSAGLAYDQITINQLAELPNKDQLRGILVSTLAAPATGLVNVLAGNIRGLLRVLKARADLN